From Micromonas commoda chromosome 3, complete sequence, a single genomic window includes:
- a CDS encoding predicted protein, producing the protein MCSRQPPGELAWGRAPRRRGGARNALPQPWKLRLDQRISGKSVRARLVTTRAPRGPGRRFETMQAGVASRSWAPDVADRRRGRGTRTSRRQRRVAVRAAQTGTRDDSDDVTARDAWADLGPAGHRRGTNRIAETSAATAAVPAVDAPKSGLKVDPITAAAGGTALAAAGVVAALRSNPKATEELVHLKELMEHRAEVLREFGTGTGREMFPVIRRYAEQIQRRYDVLLLPNGVETMIYAEIVKTGAIGAYESLYDNVRNVNLLGHPLKLKTIANLGHQPPVPKVNMEDCEEFVTSVLFDDEDENVGLGIIPRPLEVQIYRNAMVTAVYLMEDTLEHFNVRFFGTQYSFEFGRPDEGWRTSKNHPTLSDSALRRLVREEIQAPAVLRLAPGVEKNAGKVAVALAGEVVGSAEINFLGLPLRFSLQPGGDEAFSSDIGRIPSLSEAGKLVPGGGEVLPNFNPATAVIKQNVCSETLEIIENYVELYLESRPKQNIITNPFFFSKKLERETYVGFLSAVIGSLENSVICELMGMDVVLNVGSAARDKKGKIKPPNLSTFKVSSDFGDNRREIEELVDWLMKDPMYNIKAVPDNIERAIYCNVFELVTNILAGALSSLEIEILGRAVRLKLSEANKRDRADLAKLSRFRPSNEVLQKFSENFSAVPALQEVMMNVYAFVLAFVSYELSNVDVNLVGRKLQFSLGVPSEVDERLAAEKMKEESEFNARLRQALNTLVEEMVEAAEEISGKEIDVNLEKIEEYERDVLANVGLRASKVKDEVWKFASGVFGSRDDSEGAVAPTTGGASSSAVSNDDLDSVIYKTFLAHHSPANKEFPFPYLSPKDFRFAVSDLVKIVRPGGGPDDKFTVSAAAVQKVANAADINGDGVIQWAEYYFAAKELSYLFEVKTP; encoded by the coding sequence ATGTGCTCGCGGCAGCCGCCAGGCGAGCTTGCATGGGGAAGGGCGCCCAGGAGACGAGGGGGCGCGCGCAACGCTCTGCCGCAACCTTGGAAACTCCGACTCGATCAGAGGATTTCCGGAAAATCGGTTCGGGCTCGCCTGGTCACAACGAGGGCGCCCCGCGGCCCTGGGCGGAGGTTCGAAACGATGCAggcgggcgtcgcctcgcgatCATGGGCGCCAGACGTCGCagaccggcgacgcggtcgtggaacccgcacctcgcggcggcaaCGACGCGtggccgttcgcgccgcgcagacGGGCACCCGTGACGATTCGGACGACGTCACGGCGCGGGACGCCTGGGCTGACCTGGGGCCCGCGGGACACCGACGGGGCACCAACAGGATCGCTgagacctcggcggcgaccgcggctgTGCCCGCGGTCGACGCACCGAAATCCGGGCTCAAAGTAGACCcgatcaccgcggcggcgggcgggacaGCGCTGgcagccgcgggcgtcgtcgccgcgttgagATCCAACCCGAAGGCTACGGAGGAGCTCGTGCACctcaaggagctcatggAGCACCGGGCCGAGGTGCTCCGAGAGTTCGGCACCGGCACTGGACGGGAGATGTTCCCCGTGATCCGACGGTACGCCGAGCAGATTCAGCGCAGGTACGACGTGCTGCTGTTGCCGAACGGCGTCGAGACGATGATTTACGCCGAGATTGTGAAAaccggcgccatcggcgcgtaCGAGTCGTTGTACGATAACGTGCGGAACGTGAACCTGCTGGGGCACCCGCTGAAGCTCAAGACGATCGCAAACCTTGGTCACCAGCCCCCGGTTCCCAAGGTTAACATGGAGGACTGCGAGGAGTTTGTCACGAGCGTTTTGtttgacgacgaggacgagaacgTGGGGCTCGGTATCATCCCGCGGCCGCTGGAGGTGCAGATATACCGCAACGCCATGGTGACGGCCGTGTACCTGATGGAGGACACCCTGGAGCACTTTAACGTCCGGTTCTTCGGGACGCAGTACTCGTTCGAGTTCGGGCGGCCGGACGAGGGGTGGCGCACGAGTAAAAACCACCCGACGCTGAGCGACTCGGCGCTCCGAAGACTGGTGAGGGAGGAGATCCAGGCGCCGGCTGttctgcgcctcgcgcccggggtggAGAAGAACGCGGGTaaggtggcggtggcgctcgcgggtgagGTTGTGGGCTCGGCGGAGATCAACTTCCTCGGCCTGCCCCTGCGTTTCAGCCTCCagccgggcggcgacgaggcgttcTCTTCGGACATTGGCCGGATCCCGAGCCTGTCCGAGGCGGGCAAGCtcgtcccgggcggcggcgaggttcttCCCAACTTTAACCCCGCCACGGCCGTGATCAAGCAGAACGTGTGCTCAGAGACGTTGGAGATTATCGAGAACTACGTGGAGCTCTACTTGGAGAGCAGGCCGAAGCAGAACATAATCACCAATCCCTTCTTCTTCAGCAAGAAACTGGAGAGGGAAACGTACGTCGGCTTCCTCTCCGCCGTCATCGGAAGTTTGGAAAACTCGGTGATTTGTGAACTGATGGGCATGGACGTGGTGTTAAACGTAGGtagcgcggcgagggacaaGAAGGGTAAAATAAAGCCCCCAAACCTCAGCACCTTCAAGGTTTCGTCGGACTTTGGCGACAACAGACGGGAGATTGAGGAGCTCGTGGACTGGCTCATGAAGGACCCGATGTACAACATCAAAGCCGTGCCCGATAACATCGAGCGCGCCATCTACTGCAACGTGTTCGAACTGGTGACGAACATCCTCGCAGGAGCGCTGAGCTCGCTCGAGATCGAGATTCTTggtcgcgcggtgcgacTCAAGCTGAGCGAGGCCAACAAGCGGGAccgcgccgacctcgccaagctcaGCCGGTTCAGGCCATCCAACGAGGTTTTACAAAAGTTTTCAGAAAACTTCAGCGCGGTGCCCGCTTTACAAGAGGTGATGATGAACGTGTACGCGTTCGTCCTCGCGTTCGTGTCCTACGAGCTGTCGAACGTGGACGTCAATCTGGTGGGCAGAAAGCTCCAGTTTTCGCTCGGCGTGCCATCCGAGGTTGACGAGCGTTTGGCTGCGGAGAAGATGAAGGAGGAGAGCGAGTTCAACGCCAGGTTGCGACAGGCGCTTAACACCCTCGTGGAGGAGATGGttgaggcggcggaggagatcaGCGGCAAGGAGATTGACGTCAACCTGGAGAAAATCGAGGAGTACGAGCGGGATGTTCTCGCAAACGTGGGTCTGCGGGCGAGCAAGGTCAAGGACGAGGTGTGGAAGTTTGCAAGCGGGGTGTTTGGATCCAGGGATGACTCAGAAGGGGCCGTGGCACCGACGACGGGtggtgcgtcgtcgtccgctgTCAGCAACGATGACCTGGACAGCGTCATCTACAAGACCTTCCTTGCGCATCACTCGCCCGCGAACAAGGAGTTTCCGTTTCCATACCTGAGCCCTAAAGATTTTAGGTTCGCGGTTAGCGACCTCGTGAAGATCGTGCGTCCCGGCGGTGGCCCGGATGATAAGTTTACGGTGTCTGCGGCTGCGGTTCAGAAGGTGGCGAACGCAGCGGACATCAACGGCGATGGGGTGATCCAGTGGGCGGAGTATTActtcgcggcgaaggagctaTCGTATCTCTTTGAGGTCAAGACACCGTGA
- a CDS encoding predicted protein, producing the protein MVPRVFVVSDIHTDFEENMKWVRGLSDTKYANDAIILAGDVSDDLSVLGETLVLFASKFRHAFFTPGNHELWCKRRGPLKDGESEADRETIPDSMTKLERVLRLCDECGVETRPRLIGDGERKLWIAPVVAWYHSSFDYEPDITETRVHPPHLVMSDFRLCEWPGLDPKDESVAEAMDAVNDARGWGTFLEWLRRPEQSAADASVPIVSFSHFLPRLELCPEKRMLFYPNLPKAVGSDFVMRRIQNLRAEQPPGTRRKRMHVHCFGHTHFGWDATIDGVRYIQAPVSYPHEWKQRPGSLTPCCIFDWEQHGGFAPKMSARWSDHYASNPRTPQNTELAWWVRGSALKGRADDESD; encoded by the exons ATGGTGCCCAGAGTGTTCGTCGTGAGCGATATTCACACCGACTTCGAGGAGAACATGAAGTGGGTGAGGGGTCTGAGCGACACCAAgtacgcgaacgacgccatcatcctcgccggggacgtgTCCGATGACCTGTCGGTGCTTGGGGAGACCCTCGTCCTGTTCGCCTCGAAGTTCCGGCATGCATTTTTCACACCTGGCAATCACGAGCTCTGGTGCAAACGACGCGGGCCCTTAAAGGACGGCGAGTCCGAGGCGGACAGGGAGACAATCCCGGACTCGATGACcaagctcgagcgcgtgctcCGGCTGTGCGACGAGTGCGGCGTGGAGACGAGGCCGCGGCtcatcggcgacggggagagAAAGCTGTGGATAGCTCCGGTGGTGGCGTGGTACCACTCATCCTTCGATTACGAGCCCGACATCACGGAGACCCGCGTGCACCCGCCTCACCTGGTCATGAGCGACTTTAGGCTGTGCGAGTGGCCGGGGCTCGACCCCAAGGACGagagcgtcgccgaggcgatggacgcagtgaacgacgctcgcggctggGGTACATTTTTGGAGTGGCTTCGAAGGCCCGAgcagtcggcggcggacgcgtccgtgcCCATCGTGTCGTTCTCGCACTTCCTCCCGCGGTTGGAGCTGTGCCCGGAGAAACGCATGCTATTCTACCCGAACCTTCCCAAGGCGGTGGGCTCCGACTTTGTCATGCGTCGCATCCAAAACCTTCGCGCCGAGCAACCGCCGGGCACTCGGCGCAAGCGGATGCACGTGCACTGCTTCGGGCACACGCACTTCGGCTGGGACGCCACGATTGACGGGGTGCGGTACATCCAGGCGCCCGTCTCCTACCCGCACGAGTGGAAGCAGCGGCCCGGGTCCCTCACC ccgtGTTGCATCTTCGACTGGGAACAACACGGAGGGTTCGCGCCCAAGATgagcgcgaggtggagcGACCACTACGCGAGCaacccgcggacgccgcagAACACGGAGCTCGCGTGGTGGGTGCGGGGATCCGCCCTGAAAGGCAGAGCGGACGATGAGTCGGACTAG
- a CDS encoding predicted protein — translation MSAAPPAMSNARPLDDVSNIIDLDALHKELEQARSNVEMWMARRELSMKEQVAVHKTNMAVAEEEYVSLVEREKDLATAAEELARRQEYQQAELDALQEEAAQAKELGEDLPQQLQVLREQVTTEKDELERESTKVTGDEMVKAQMLQAHLSAVDLYRTRLGLRFEIGDAEELRFFYRHVDPADHEREFMVAVRVVDAGGYELMDCDPDMGDAAQRLLAECNRTDNLSGFVRGVRKLFRASVAEEEVAAAAAALREKAKVSAPSYAPADEPEPEPVAPRTPFNTRPDDMVPL, via the coding sequence atgtccgcggcgcccccagCCATGTCCAACGCGAGACCCCTAGACGATGTCTCCAACATCATCGACCTGGACGCCCTCcacaaggagctcgagcaggcGAGGAGCAACGTCGAGATGTGgatggcgcgacgcgagctctCGATGAAGGAGCAGGTGGCCGTGCACAAGACCAACATggcggtcgcggaggaggagtaCGTGtccctcgtcgagcgcgagaaggacctcgccaccgccgccgaggagctcgccaggAGGCAGGAGTACCAGCaagcggagctcgacgcgctccagGAGGAAGCGGCTcaggcgaaggagctcggcgaggatctgCCCCAGCAGCTCCAGGTGCTCCGCGAGCAGGTCACCACCGAGAAGGATGAACTGGAGCGCGAGTCGACCAAGGTCACGGGCGATGAGATGGTCAAAGCGCAGATGCTGCAGGCGCACctctccgcggtggacctcTATCGCACCAGGCTCGGCCTTCGGTTCGAGAttggcgacgcggaggagctgcGATTCTTCTACAGGCACGTGGACCCGGCGGATCACGAGCGGGAGTTCATGGTGGCAGTCAgggtggtggacgccggcgggtaCGAGCTGATGGACTGCGATCCGGAcatgggcgacgccgcgcaaCGGCTGCTGGCGGAGTGCAACAGGACGGACAACCTCTCGGGATTCGTCAGGGGCGTGCGGAAGCTCTTCCGagcgagcgtcgccgaggaggaggtggcggcggcggcggcggcgctcagggagaaggcgaaggtctcggcgccgagctacgcgccggcggatgagcccgagcccgagcccgtcgctCCCCGCACGCCCTTCAACACCAGGCCCGACGATATGGTGCCGCTGTGA
- a CDS encoding predicted protein — translation MRMEKAKALREELDGVRTRSRRLLAKGNRLVERGVQLKAAAERVMLGNEINKEDEARRLLVERKKVKDTLDLTTARAEVLAELASKLETAIIVLENATDEESVDAAKALAADTLPAAKRASLQEFKTAPVSSRPASMGEDDVSQDSIAERFGRDSLEREFAALEITQLERMLRLTPDDPRISSEDTVVKEDDDDVVVSNTEPAWWQAPSQPKDADGATMTPREALLEVDRARVSSKGVQGHHVVALRKSCAVHGAGTIRVSDRLIGGKKDTAFRAGVGAAMTAMETGEGETTGWSSLGGYEPTVFLSDLARDLGVTPERAGVLVANATARKSAAALLQAGASVRGGEAESARVDLKKLTSVLRTFRACAGEYLDLVAFGLEQQLSEAERKIVLGLVPKETSEDVRGAIRCALGL, via the coding sequence ATGCGCatggagaaggccaaggcaCTTCGGGAGGAACTCGACGGAGTCCGGACAAGGAGTCGAAGGCTCCTCGCCAAAGGCAACCGTCTGGTCGAGAGGGGCGTCCAGctcaaggctgcggcggagagggTGATGCTCGGCAACGAGATTAacaaggaggacgaggcgcgcaGGCTGCTCGTCGAGCGAAAAAAGGTCAAGGATACTCTGGATCTCACGACGGCAAGGGCGgaggtcctcgccgagctcgcgagtAAGCTGGAGACTGCGATAATCGTACTGGAgaacgcgacggacgaggagtctgtcgacgccgccaaggccctcgccgcggacactCTTCCTGCCGCGAAGAGGGCATCGCTCCAGGAGTTCAAAaccgcgccggtgagctcACGCCCTGCATCGATGGGGGAGGATGACGTGTCACAAGATTCGATCGCCGAGCGGTTCGGTCGAGACTCCCTCGAGAGGGAGTTTGCCGCTTTGGAAATAACGCAGTTGGAGCGGATGCTGAGACTCACACCCGACGACCCGCGGATATCTTCCGAGGATACGGTCGTCAAAgaagacgacgatgacgtcgtcgtgagTAACACCGAGCCCGCGTGGTGGCAAGCGCCGTCGCAGCCTAAAGACGCagacggcgcgacgatgacgccgcgAGAGGCGCTCCTGGAGGTGGATAGGGCCAGGGTATCATCCAAAGGAGTGCAGGGGCACCACGTCGTGGCGCTCAGGAAATCATGCGCGGTGCATGGTGCGGGCACCATCCGCGTCAGCGATCGGCTCATCGGGGGTAAGAAAGACACGGCGTTTCGAGCCGGGGTGGGAGCCGCCATGACCGCCATGGAAACCGGGGAGGGTGAAACTACCGGTTggtcgtcgctcggcggctACGAGCCGACTGTTTTTCTGTCCGACTTGGCGCGGGATCTGGGCGTGACGCCGGAACGGGCGGGCGTGCTGGTGgccaacgcgacggcgaggaagagcgccgccgctttACTTCAGGCCGGAGCGTCCgtgcggggcggcgaggcggagagCGCCAGGGTGGACCTGAAAAAATTAACTTCGGTCCTGCGAACGTttcgcgcgtgcgcgggggaGTACCTCGACCTGGTGGCGTTCGGTCTCGAGCAGCAGCTGTCGGAGGCTGAGAGGAAGATCGTGTTGGGGCTCGTGCCGAAGGAGACGagcgaggacgtccgcggcgcgattCGATGCGCTCTCGGCCTGTAG
- a CDS encoding predicted protein, with translation MAAPPVTVKEVVSLTSSGINPQNISFTNLTMESEKFICVRETGAANSVVIVDMAQPMTPMKRPITADSALMNPAAKVIALKATVAGTAQDHLQIFNIDTKSKMKSHQMPESVVYWRWISPSLMGIVTNTAVYHWSMEGDSEPQKMFDRTGNLNGCQIIAYRASQDMKWFSVVGIAAGDPSRPGLVKGKMQLFSKELGRSQELDAHACAFSTHQVTGNSVKSQVIAFAQKTVMPDGNVASKLHVIELGAQAGQTPFQKRQAELFFPPEFMDDFPVNMSISEKYGVIYVVTKMGLLFVYDLETATAIYRNKVSNDPVFLACDSPSTGGVYAVNRRGQVLLLNLNEPAVVPFISGQLNNVSLALQVAVRGGLPGAESLVKPKFEQLFAAGDIKGAAECAADSPKGILRNPETIARFKAIPAQPGAAPPLLQYFGICLQRGTLNKVEGVELARLVLAQNKKQLLDTWMAEDKIECSEELGDLLQSVDADMALRVYIKAKANTKVVAALAARGEFEKMGKYCEMADYKPDYSYLLQSTLMSNPQGAVTIALQVSKMNPPPLDYNTVADLFLQRNMIREATSFLLDVLKEDREDQAAMQTKVLEINLVTFPNVADAILGQGKLTHYDRPRIAQLCEKAGLYMRALEHYTEVSDLKRCCVNTHSIDPQALLEWFGTLSREWALECIKELLVSNPRQNLQIIVNVCKEYTEQIGADAILKLLEEHNSSEGMFFYLGALVATSTEPDHHQKYIEAAAKTGQIKEVERITRESEHYDPEKAKVFLMEAKLPDARPLINVCDRFDMVDDLTTFLYQNKMLRYIEGYVQKVNPSNTPVVVGALLDLECDEDFVQNLILSVRSLLPVGPLVEEVSKRNRLKMLTPFLENLVAEGSTNADVHNALGMILIDSNTNPEHFLTTNEYYDSKVVGKYCEKRDPNLACVAYKRGNCDLELVEVTNKNSLFKLQSRYVVERMDADLWEHVLAEDNPHRRQLIDQVVSTALPESKNPEQVSVTVKAFMTAEMPQELIELLEKIVIQNSAFSNNPNLQNLLILTAIKADTTRVMDYINRLDAFNGPEVGEIAVGNELYEEAFAIFKKFDLHVDAMKVLLENLENLERGEEYANKVDLPEVWSQLAKAYLSQDLVSAAVAAYIKAKYTDDYLAVIDVAKRADDFDSMVKYLAMVRKKVKEPKVDSELCYAYAKTDKLAELEEFITQPNAAKLDNVGDRCFDEGLYEAAKVLFTTCSNWGRLASTLVKLHKFSEAVDAARKANNTRTWKEICFACVDEGEFRLAQLCALNIIVNADELEEISEYYQVRGRYEELLSLMEAGVGLERAHMGIFTELGILYAKFKPEKLMEHLKLFSTRINIPKLIRACEEMHAWKELSFLYIAYDEYDNAAGVMMAHPDAWEHVGFKDVCVKVANLEIYYKALEFYLVSHPTQLNDLLTVLTPRIDHSRVVALMRQANHLPLIKPYLQAVQNTNMVAVNDAVNELCLEEEDFESLRTSIDTYDNFDQMSLANKCEKHELLEFRRIAGFLYQKNAKWTKSVELSKKDGLYKDAMEAAAQSGDKDIAGDLLQFFIEQENKECFAAMLYNCYDLLKPDEVLEIAWMKGLMEYAMPYMIQVMKDYTNKVDVLVEDKKDRNKEKADQEKEKVEQQMNQNMYAQLLPAALPAPGMETTGGMNNPGMYGQMGGVQPGMYGGY, from the coding sequence GGCGATTCCGAGCCTCAGAAGATGTTCGATCGCACGGGTAACCTCAACGGCTGCCAGATCATCGCCTACCGCGCCAGCCAGGACATGAAGTGGTTCTCGGTTgtcggcatcgccgccggcgatccCTCCCGACCCGGCCTCGTCAAAGGCAAGATGCAGCTCTTCTCCAAGGAACTCGGCAGATCccaggagctcgacgcgcacgcctgTGCCTTCTCCACGCACCAGGTGACCGGTAACAGCGTGAAGTCCCAGGTGATCGCCTTTGCGCAGAAGACGGTGATGCCGGACGGGAACGTCGCGTCCAAGCTTCACGTCATTGAGCTCGGCGCTCAGGCCGGCCAGACTCCTTTCCAGAAGCGCCAGGCGGAGCTGTTCTTCCCCCCGGAGTTCATGGACGACTTCCCGGTGAACATGTCAATATCTGAGAAGTACGGCGTCATCTATGTGGTGACCAAGATGGGCCTCCTCTTTGTTTATGACttggagacggcgacggccatcTATCGCAACAAGGTTAGCAACGACCCGGTCTTCCTCGCGTGCGACTCCCCCTCCACGGGCGGCGTCTACGCGgtgaaccgccgcggccaggtGCTCCTGTTGAACCTTAACGAGCCTGCCGTGGTGCCGTTCATCTCCGGGCAGCTCAACAACGTGAGCCTCGCGCTTCAGGTGGCGGTCCGAGGCGGCCTCCCCGGTGCCGAGTCCCTCGTGAAGCCCAAATTCGAGcagctcttcgccgcgggcgacatcaagggcgccgccgagtgcgCGGCGGATTCACCCAAGGGCATCCTCCGTAACCCCGAGACCATCGCGAGGTTCAAGGCGATCCCGGCGcagcccggcgccgctccTCCGCTCCTCCAGTACTTTGGCATCTGCCTTCAGCGGGGTACGCTTAACAAGGTTGAGGGCGTtgagctcgcgaggctcgtgCTCGCGCAGAACAAGAAGCAGCTGCTGGACACGTGGATGGCAGAGGACAAGATCGAGTGCTCCGAGGAGCTCGGAGACCTTCTCCAGTCTGTTGACGCCGACATGGCACTCCGCGTGTACATCAAGGCGAAGGCCAACACCAAGGttgtcgccgcgctcgccgcgcgcggggagttTGAGAAGATGGGCAAGTACTGCGAGATGGCGGACTACAAGCCCGACTACTCCTACCTGCTGCAGTCGACGCTCATGTCAAACCCCCAGGGCGCGGTGACTATTGCGCTGCAGGTTAGCAAGATGAATCCGCCCCCGCTCGACTACAACACCGTCGCGGATCTCTTCCTCCAGCGCAACATGATCAGGGAGGCTACCAGCTTCCTCCTCGATGTCCTCAAGGAGGACAGGGAGGACCAGGCGGCGATGCAGACAAAGGTGCTCGAGATCAACCTCGTCACCTTCCCCAACGTTGCCGACGCCATCCTCGGGCAGGGCAAGCTCACGCATTACGACAGGCCCCGCATCGCGCAGCTCTGCGAGAAGGCCGGGCTGTacatgcgcgcgctcgagcactACACCGAGGTGTCAGACCTGAAGCGGTGCTGCGTCAACACGCACTCAATTGACCCccaggcgctcctcgagtGGTTCGGCACCCTCTCCAGGGAGTGGGCGCTCGAGTGCATCAAGGAGCTGCTCGTGTCCAACCCCAGGCAGAACCTCCAGATCATCGTCAACGTGTGCAAGGAGTACACTGAACAGATCGGCGCTGATGCCATCCtcaagctcctcgaggagcacaACTCCTCCGAGGGCATGTTCTTCTACCTTGGCGCACTTGTCGCGACCAGCACCGAGCCTGATCACCACCAGAAGTACATTGAGGCTGCCGCCAAGACTGGCCAGATCAAGGAGGTCGAGCGCATCACGCGCGAATCCGAGCACTACGACCCGGAGAAAGCGAAGGTGTTCCTCATGGAGGCCAAGCTCCCGGACGCCCGCCCGCTCATCAACGTGTGCGATCGCTTTGACATGGTGGACGACCTCACCACGTTCCTGTACCAGAACAAGATGCTTCGCTACATCGAGGGATACGTGCAGAAGGTGAACCCATCCAAcacccccgtcgtcgtcggcgcactCCTGGACCTCGAGTGCGACGAGGACTTCGTGCAGAATCTCATCCTCTCCGTGCGCTcgctcctccccgtcggcccgctcgtcgaggaggtgtCCAAGCGCAACAGGCTCAAGATGCTCACCCCGTTCCTCGagaacctcgtcgccgagggatcCACCAACGCGGATGTCCACAACGCTTTGGGCATGATCCTCATCGACTCCAACACCAACCCCGAGCACTTCCTCACCACCAACGAGTACTACGACTCCAAGGTTGTGGGTAAGTACTGCGAGAAGAGGGATCCCAACCTCGCGTGTGTGGCGTACAAACGCGGCAACTGCGACCTCGAGCTGGTGGAAGTCACCAACAAGAACTCTCTGTTCAAGCTCCAGTCCAGGTACGTCGTGGAGCGCATGGACGCGGACCTGTGGGAGCACGTGCTCGCAGAGGATAATCCCCACCGCAGACAACTCATCGACCAGGTTGTGTCCACCGCGCTGCCCGAGTCAAAGAACCCTGAGCAGGTGTCTGTCACCGTCAAGGCGTTCATGACTGCGGAGATGCCCcaggagctcatcgagctGCTGGAGAAGATCGTCATCCAGAACAGCGCGTTCAGCAACAACCCAAACCTCCAGAACCTGCTCATCCTCACCGCGATCAAGGCGGACACCACCCGCGTAATGGACTACATCaaccgcctcgacgccttcAACGGCCCGGAGGTTGGCGAGATTGCCGTTGGCAACGAGCTCTACGAGGAGGCCTTTGCGATTTTCAAGAAGTTCGACCTCCACGTGGACGCCATGAAGGTTCTCTTGGAGAACCTGGAGAACCTCGAACGCGGAGAGGAGTACGCCAACAAGGTTGACCTCCCTGAGGTTTGGTCACAGCTCGCGAAGGCATACCTGTCCCAGGACCTGGTCTCTGCCGCCGTGGCTGCCTATATCAAGGCCAAGTACACCGACGACTACCTCGCGGTGATCGACGTGGCAAAGCGCGCGGATGACTTCGACAGCATGGTCAAGTACCTGGCGATGGTGCGCAAGAAGGTCAAGGAGCCGAAGGTTGACTCTGAGCTTTGCTACGCGTATGCAAAGACGGAtaagctcgcggagctcgaggagttcATCACCCAGCCCAACGCCGCGAAGCTGGACAACGTCGGCGATCGATGCTTCGACGAGGGCCTGTACGAGGCTGCTAAGGTTCTTTTCACGACGTGCTCCAACTGGGGCCGGCTGGCGAGCACCCTGGTCAAGCTTCACAAATTCTCCGAGGCTGTTGACGCGGCTCGCAAGGCGAACAACACGCGCACCTGGAAGGAGATTTGCTTCGCGTgcgtggacgagggcgagtTCAGGctggcacagctgtgcgcgctgAACATCATCGTCAACGCGGACGAGCTGGAGGAAATCTCGGAGTACTACCAGGTGCGGGGCAGGTACGAGGAGCTCCTGTCCCTGATGGAGGCTGGCGTTGGCTTGGAGAGGGCGCACATGGGCATCTTCACCGAGCTTGGCATCCTCTACGCCAAGTTCAAGCCCGAGAAGCTCATGGAGCACCTCAAGCTCTTCAGCACCCGCATCAACATCCCCAAGCTCATCCGCGCCTGCGAGGAGATGCACGCCTGGAAGGAGCTCTCGTTCCTCTACATTGCGTACGACGAGTACGATAACGCTGCGGGTGTGATGATGGCCCACCCCGACGCGTGGGAGCACGTCGGCTTCAAGGACGTCTGCGTCAAGGTTGCCAACCTGGAGATTTACTACAAGGCGCTCGAGTTCTACCTCGTGAGCCACCCCACGCAGCTTAACGACCTGCTCACGGTGCTCACCCCGCGCATCGACCACTCGAgggtcgtcgcgctcatgCGCCAGGCGAACCACCTGCCCCTGATCAAGCCCTATCTGCAAGCTGTGCAGAACACCAACATGGTTGCCGTCAACGATGCGGTGAACGAGCTGtgcctcgaggaggaggatttCGAGTCGCTCCGAACCTCCATCGACACTTACGACAACTTCGACCAGATGTCGCTGGCGAACAAGTGCGAGAagcacgagctcctcgagttCCGCCGCATCGCCGGCTTCCTCTACCAAAAGAACGCCAAGTGGACCAAATCCGTGGAGCTGTCCAAGAAGGACGGCTTGTACAAGGATGCGATGGAGGCAGCCGCGCAGTCCGGCGACAAGGACATTGCCGGTGATTTGCTTCAGTTCTTCATCGAGCAGGAGAACAAGGAGTgcttcgccgcgatgctATACAACTGCTACGACCTGCTCAAGCCTGACGAAGTGCTCGAGATAGCGTGGATGAAGGGCCTCATGGAGTACGCGATGCCCTACATGATCCAGGTCATGAAGGACTACACCAACAAGGTTGACGTGCTGGTGGAGGACAAGAAGGACCGCAacaaggagaaggcggatCAGGAGAAGGAGAAAGTGGAGCAGCAGATGAACCAGAACATGTACGCGCAGCTgctccccgcggcgctccccgcgcccggcatGGAAACCACCGGTGGGATGAACAACCCGGGCATGTATGGCCAGATGGGCGGCGTTCAGCCGGGGATGTACGGGGGATACTAA